The following proteins are encoded in a genomic region of Glycine max cultivar Williams 82 chromosome 18, Glycine_max_v4.0, whole genome shotgun sequence:
- the LOC106794155 gene encoding F-box/kelch-repeat protein At3g23880: protein MRSEKKPWSPLLCDELIEEILSRLPVKPLIQFKCVCKGWNSLMSDPYFIKLHLSKSAAKDDLEHLQLMKNVCLGSIPEIHMESCDVSSLFHSLQIETFLFNFANMPGYHLVGSCNGLHCGVSEIPEGYRVCFWNKATRVISRESPTLSFSPGIGRRTMFVFGYDPSSDKYKVVAIALTMLSLDVSEKTEMKVHGAGDSSWRNLKGFPVLGTLPKVGGVYLSGTLNWVVIKGKEIIHSEIVIISVHLEKETCISLFLPDDFCFVDTNIGVFRDSLCVWQDSNTHLGLWQMRKFGDDKSRIQLINFSYLHLNIRPFEVNP from the coding sequence ATGCGATCAGAGAAGAAACCATGGTCGCCACTCCTCTGTGACGAACTCATCGAGGAAATCTTGTCTCGTCTTCCCGTGAAACCTTTGATCCAATTCAAGTGTGTGTGCAAAGGATGGAACTCCCTGATGTCAGATCCCTATTTCATCAAATTGCACCTTAGTAAATCTGCTGCGAAGGACGATTTGGAACACCTTCAACTGATGAAAAATGTATGCCTCGGATCCATCCCTGAAATCCACATGGAATCGTGTGATGTAAGTTCGTTATTCCATTCCCTACAAATTGAAACGTTCTTGTTCAATTTCGCAAACATGCCAGGCTACCATCTGGTCGGTTCATGTAATGGGTTGCACTGTGGGGTTAGCGAAATACCAGAAGGATACCGTGTTTGTTTCTGGAACAAGGCGACAAGGGTGATATCCAGAGAATCACCAACGCTGTCTTTTTCCCCGGGCATTGGTCGTAGAACAATGTTTGTGTTTGGCTATGATCCGTCAAGTGACAAATACAAGGTTGTAGCAATTGCATTGACTATGCTCTCACTTGACGTATCTGAAAAGACTGAGATGAAAGTTCATGGCGCGGGTGACAGTAGTTGGAGAAACCTTAAAGGTTTTCCTGTTCTTGGGACTTTACCTAAAGTTGGTGGAGTGTATCTGAGTGGAACCCTTAATTGGGTTGttattaaaggaaaagaaatcatTCATTCTGAAATCGTAATTATTTCTGTTCACCTGGAGAAGGAGACTTGCATATCACTGTTTCTTCCCGACGATTTTTGCTTTGTTGATACAAATATTGGAGTTTTTAGAGACTCGCTGTGCGTTTGGCAAGATAGCAACACCCATCTTGGTTTGTGGCAGATGAGGAAGTTTGGAGATGACAAGTCTAGGattcaattaataaattttagttatttacatcTTAATATTCGTCCTTTTGAAGTAAATCCATGA
- the LOC102665357 gene encoding F-box/kelch-repeat protein At3g23880, whose product MLGYHLVGSCNGLHCGVSEIPEGYRVCFWNKATRVISRESPTLSFSPGIGRRTMFGFGYDPSSDKYKVVAIALTMLSLDVSQKTEMKVYSAGDSSWRNLKGFPVLWTLPKVGEVYLSGTLNWVVIKGKETIHSEIVIISVDLEKETCRSLFLPDDFCFVDTNQF is encoded by the coding sequence ATGCTAGGTTACCATCTGGTCGGTTCATGTAATGGGTTGCACTGTGGGGTTAGCGAAATACCAGAAGGATACCGTGTTTGTTTCTGGAACAAGGCGACAAGGGTGATATCCAGAGAATCACCAACGCTGTCTTTTTCCCCGGGCATTGGTCGTAGAACAATGTTTGGGTTTGGCTATGATCCGTCAAGTGACAAATACAAGGTTGTAGCAATTGCATTGACTATGCTTTCACTTGACGTATCTCAAAAGACTGAGATGAAAGTTTATAGCGCGGGTGACAGTAGTTGGAGAAACCTTAAAGGTTTTCCTGTTCTTTGGACTTTACCTAAAGTTGGTGAAGTGTATTTGAGTGGAACCCTTAATTGGGTTGTTATTAAGGGAAAAGAAACCATTCATTCTGAAATCGTAATTATTTCTGTTGACCTGGAGAAGGAGACTTGCAGATCACTGTTTCTTCCCGATGATTTTTGCTTTGTTGATACCAATCAATTCTGA